A window of the Eulemur rufifrons isolate Redbay chromosome 6, OSU_ERuf_1, whole genome shotgun sequence genome harbors these coding sequences:
- the LOC138384565 gene encoding pepsin A, with protein sequence MKWLLLLSLVVLSECSLHKVSLVKKKSLRHNLIKHGQLKDFLKKHSINPASKYFPKEASLLSTQPLENYLDTEYFGTIGIGTPAQDFTVIFDTGSSNLWVPSIYCSSAACENHNRFNPEDSSTYEATSESVSITYGTGSMTGVLGYDTVEVGGISDTNQIFGLSETEPGSFLYYAPFDGILGLAYPSISSSGATPVFDNLWDQGLVSQDLFSVYLSSDDDSGSVVIFGGIDSSYYSGELKWVPVSYEGYWQITVDSITMDGETIACSDSCQAIVDTGTSLLTGPTSAISNIQSDIGASEDSDGLLVVSCSSVDSLPDIVFTINGVDYPVPPSAYILEEDGICTSGFEGMDVSTYTGELWILGDVFIRQYYTVFDRANNQVGLAPVA encoded by the exons ATGAAGTGGCTGCTGCTGCTTAGCCTGGTGGTGCTGTCCGAGTGCAGCCTCCACAA GGTCTCCCTTGTCAAAAAGAAGTCCTTGCGGCATAACCTGATCAAGCATGGCCAACTGAAGGACTTCCTGAAGAAGCACAGCATCAACCCAGCCAGCAAGTACTTCCCCAAGGAAGCCTCCCTGCTGTCCACCCAGCCCCTGGAGAACTACCTGGAC ACGGAGTACTTCGGCACCATCGGCATTGGAACCCCCGCCCAGGACTTCACCGTCATCTTTGACACCGGCTCCTCCAACCTGTGGGTGCCCTCGATCTACTGCTCCAGCGCCGCCTGCG AGAACCACAACCGCTTCAACCCTGAGGACTCCTCCACCTATGAGGCCACCAGCGAGTCCGTCTCCATCACCTACGGCACCGGCAGCATGACAGGCGTCCTCGGATACGACACTGTCGAG GTTGGAGGCATCTCCGACACCAACCAGATCTTCGGCCTGAGTGAGACAGAACCCGGCTCCTTCCTGTACTACGCTCCCTTCGACGGCATCCTGGGCCTGGCCTACCCCAGCATCTCCTCCTCCGGGGCCACGCCCGTCTTCGACAACCTGTGGGACCAGGGACTGGTTTCCCAGGACCTCTTCTCCGTCTACCTGAGCTC CGATGACGACAGTGGCAGCGTGGTGATATTTGGTGGCATCGATTCTTCTTACTACAGTGGAGAGCTGAAATGGGTGCCTGTTTCTTACGAGGGTTACTGGCAGATCACCGTGGACAG CATCACCATGGACGGAGAGACCATCGCTTGCAGTGACAGCTGCCAGGCCATTGTTGACACCGGCACCTCTCTGCTGACCGGCCCAACCTCCGCCATTTCCAACATCCAGAGTGACATCGGAGCCAGCGAGGACTCAGACGGCCTG CTGGTGGTCAGCTGCTCGAGCGTCGATAGCCTGCCCGACATCGTCTTCACCATCAACGGCGTCGACTACCCCGTGCCCCCCAGTGCCTACATCCTGGAG GAGGACGGAATCTGCACCAGCGGCTTCGAGGGCATGGACGTCTCCACTTACACCGGAGAGCTCTGGATCCTGGGCGACGTCTTCATCCGCCAGTACTACACCGTCTTTGACAGGGCCAACAACCAGGTCGGCCTGGCTCCAGTGGCCTGA